CCGAATGTTCCGATGAATAGATCCTAAACAGCATTAGATTCAAAATACTAGTAACACTTGAAATCTTACCGATTTCATTCCGACGTCCGCATCGGAAACTCTTGCATCTTCTAAAGGATGTCTTGCGAGTGGTACGCCATCTTCTTCATTAAAATACCGACTAAGAACAGAATTCGCATGTGATCCTTGAACCACCAGAAGTATtagaaaacaaatgaaataaattggcatttttaaGCTGAAAGTTTAAACTCTTTAGATCAAAACGTATTTAAGTACGAAATGTAGGTAAATAGCCA
This is a stretch of genomic DNA from Caenorhabditis elegans chromosome V. It encodes these proteins:
- the Y42A5A.3 gene encoding FMRF-Like Peptide (Partially confirmed by transcript evidence), whose translation is MPIYFICFLILLVVQGSHANSVLSRYFNEEDGVPLARHPLEDARVSDADVGMKSDLFIGTFGGRPIVTRQENTFIDQDGVPVPMLPYQKTYRNSDHLSARSKFMDRSRGFLTPV